The uncultured Desulfobulbus sp. genome window below encodes:
- a CDS encoding DUF4433 domain-containing protein: protein MYKELINPEKALIFRIVHRDNVAWVFANGMHSRNSMVQCPSYRTIGNPELIDRRKNRSVDIDPGGTLSNYVPFYFTPFTPMMLNIKTGYGGVAQVSSEEIVIFVSSLRKLETLSHKFIFTDRHAYLVNAEFFSDLNELSSIDWHILQNRDFRRDPDDPGKFERYQAEALVHDHVPVTAFIGAVCYTEKQKKIVSEIASDQGLEIKVIYKPGWYC, encoded by the coding sequence ATGTATAAAGAGTTGATTAATCCTGAAAAGGCATTGATTTTTAGGATAGTCCATCGGGATAATGTTGCATGGGTTTTTGCGAACGGTATGCACTCTCGAAATTCTATGGTTCAGTGTCCAAGTTATCGAACGATAGGAAATCCTGAGTTAATCGACCGAAGAAAAAATCGGTCGGTTGATATCGATCCGGGAGGAACCTTGAGCAATTATGTTCCCTTTTATTTTACTCCTTTCACGCCGATGATGCTTAATATTAAAACAGGTTATGGGGGAGTAGCGCAGGTCTCGAGTGAAGAAATTGTTATTTTTGTTTCTAGTTTAAGAAAACTAGAAACATTGAGTCATAAATTTATATTTACAGATAGGCATGCCTATTTGGTTAATGCTGAATTTTTCAGTGACTTGAATGAATTATCTAGTATCGATTGGCATATTTTGCAAAATCGAGACTTTAGGAGAGATCCTGATGATCCTGGAAAATTTGAGCGATATCAAGCTGAAGCATTAGTGCATGATCATGTTCCCGTCACTGCATTTATAGGTGCAGTTTGCTATACTGAAAAACAAAAAAAGATTGTATCAGAAATTGCATCAGATCAGGGACTCGAAATAAAAGTTATTTATAAACCGGGATGGTATTGCTAA
- a CDS encoding DUF721 domain-containing protein, which translates to MIDDRDEFAKKDPAAMADLVSSVYSKQQWKKQWRLFHLERRWQTIVGREVGRLTMPAFFRQNTLWIYVQDSAWMHHLQFIKLDLMTRINRALENEPITDIRWQLQPKLPTIPERAVPAAHAVDQKSEHNFQEMTGCIDNAECREALQRLWHMFASHTENTSD; encoded by the coding sequence ATGATCGATGATCGAGATGAATTTGCAAAAAAAGACCCGGCTGCCATGGCTGATCTGGTCTCCTCCGTCTATTCCAAACAACAGTGGAAAAAGCAGTGGCGGCTGTTTCACCTGGAACGCCGCTGGCAAACCATTGTCGGACGTGAGGTTGGTCGCCTGACCATGCCCGCTTTTTTTCGGCAGAATACCCTCTGGATTTATGTGCAGGATTCCGCCTGGATGCACCACCTCCAGTTTATCAAGCTCGATCTCATGACTCGAATCAACCGGGCTCTTGAAAATGAGCCGATCACCGATATCCGCTGGCAACTCCAACCCAAACTGCCGACCATTCCCGAACGGGCTGTCCCTGCCGCCCATGCGGTCGACCAAAAAAGTGAGCACAATTTTCAAGAGATGACCGGTTGCATCGACAACGCCGAATGCCGGGAAGCGCTTCAACGGCTCTGGCATATGTTTGCCTCCCACACCGAGAATACATCTGACTGA
- a CDS encoding energy transducer TonB, producing the protein MSSQPLTDHGLDSQNSGNHQACKRLRGAFETRHRPVPRTPVPNQAAHTAGSIPRDRVGQPRALALSLLIHCTLIAGVLAIAQSLEPTHPPLVIDLSLSVSEARAGEADKAFGSPVAAPLSTPTTPSQPQAVHPAPQSLQQPVPQPVKIARNPVRKSPAKTAQKKHRKKPVSLTKSSRQPAPLPQTAPIPATAQSNPAPSTSTTGRGQAASGASQKHSSLTQAGLSGGNHGTGGGSRYDFNAVRRKILKNLRFPSTARKMGLSGKMVVSFVLKTDGYVEAINVVTSSGHAILDRAVVSTIRRLAPFSKPPVRAQLMLPIVFHLRS; encoded by the coding sequence ATGAGCAGTCAACCTCTAACCGATCACGGGCTAGACTCCCAAAATTCAGGTAATCATCAAGCCTGTAAGCGATTACGGGGTGCCTTCGAAACTAGGCATCGGCCGGTGCCGCGTACACCTGTACCTAATCAGGCCGCTCACACCGCAGGTTCGATACCCCGTGATCGCGTAGGTCAACCGCGCGCTCTTGCCCTCTCACTCTTGATCCATTGCACGCTCATAGCTGGTGTTCTCGCGATAGCGCAGAGTCTCGAGCCCACCCACCCGCCTCTCGTCATCGATTTATCTCTGTCTGTTTCCGAGGCCAGAGCCGGAGAAGCAGACAAAGCCTTTGGATCGCCTGTGGCTGCCCCCCTGTCCACACCCACGACACCATCACAGCCGCAGGCGGTCCATCCTGCTCCCCAATCGTTGCAACAACCCGTGCCTCAACCGGTGAAGATTGCGCGAAATCCTGTGCGGAAATCTCCCGCAAAAACGGCGCAGAAAAAACACAGAAAAAAACCGGTCTCCCTGACCAAATCGAGCAGGCAACCGGCTCCCCTGCCCCAAACTGCCCCCATACCTGCAACGGCCCAGTCCAATCCCGCGCCGTCAACCAGCACAACCGGGAGGGGCCAGGCAGCATCAGGGGCATCCCAAAAACATTCTTCCCTAACACAGGCAGGCCTTTCCGGAGGCAATCATGGCACGGGTGGGGGCAGTCGCTATGACTTCAACGCGGTGCGCAGGAAAATTCTCAAAAACCTCCGTTTTCCCAGCACCGCCCGCAAAATGGGGCTCAGTGGCAAGATGGTGGTTTCCTTTGTCCTTAAGACCGATGGTTATGTGGAAGCGATCAACGTGGTCACCAGCTCCGGCCATGCCATCCTCGATCGAGCCGTAGTCTCAACCATTCGTCGCCTTGCCCCCTTTTCCAAACCACCGGTCCGGGCCCAGTTGATGCTGCCCATCGTTTTTCACCTCCGCTCCTAA
- the cysS gene encoding cysteine--tRNA ligase — MKLVELIGNTPLVELSRLNPVPEKVQLLGKLESRNPGGSIKDRVALSMIEAGEKSGELTPDKIVLEATSGNTGIGMAMVCAAKRLRCQLIMPESASIERRLIMGAYGAEIILTPAKRATDGAIEKAYALAREHPERYFLADQFNNPANWQAHYKSTAPEIWEQTGGRVTDIVCTLGTSGTAMGISKWFRDNHPEVRVIAVEPSPGHKIQGLKNMKESYKPGIFDKTMPHEIVGIKDEDAFSTVRQLAAEEGIFAGMSSGAAMHAAMERAKEINEGCVVVILPDGGERYLSTPLFKKQDQAEESTSQLKLFNTMTRKKEVFRPINEKRVTLYACGPTAAESPNLAHCRRFLVADLINRYLGHLGYPVELYMNFTDLDDNTIQGSIEAGEELAAFTGKFIGQFKDAIDTLQVQKAVGYPLASEHVGDMIEIVHDLIHKGYAYEKLGSIYFDISKFKKYGRLSGIDLSKIKIGQTVDLDNYEKDNPRDFTLLKRSTLAELKKGLFFETDWGNIRPGWHIECSAMSTKYLGETIDIHTASQDLLFPHHENEIAIAEALTGKTLANYWLHSGQLLRDGRKMSGDADNIVTLQEVLDKGYTGREVRFMLMGVHYRKPLMFSFKRLEAARTALKRIDEFIRKLLCLPVGLPHPEVATYVSELENRFTEAMNDDLNISGAIGALFNFIKKTNPVVQERQLDRDQKNDVLEVLGMVNTVLGVLRLEYCPLTPEIDRLIRQRERARQVKDWTAADSVREELLRHGLSIHDTAAGPVWERINEQEGDTGL; from the coding sequence ATGAAACTCGTTGAATTGATAGGCAATACCCCCTTGGTCGAGCTGAGCCGGCTCAATCCTGTTCCGGAAAAAGTCCAGTTACTGGGCAAGCTTGAATCGCGCAACCCAGGCGGTTCCATCAAGGATCGGGTCGCCCTGTCCATGATCGAGGCTGGTGAAAAAAGCGGAGAACTCACCCCGGATAAAATCGTCCTCGAGGCCACCAGCGGCAATACCGGTATCGGCATGGCCATGGTCTGCGCCGCCAAACGGCTTCGCTGTCAGCTGATCATGCCCGAGTCAGCCTCCATAGAGCGGCGCCTGATCATGGGCGCCTATGGCGCAGAAATCATTCTCACCCCGGCAAAACGGGCCACGGACGGTGCCATTGAAAAGGCCTACGCCCTGGCACGCGAGCATCCCGAGCGCTACTTTCTCGCCGATCAGTTCAACAATCCCGCCAACTGGCAGGCCCATTACAAGTCCACAGCCCCGGAGATCTGGGAACAGACCGGAGGCAGGGTGACAGATATCGTCTGCACCTTGGGGACCTCGGGCACGGCCATGGGCATCTCCAAGTGGTTTCGCGATAATCATCCCGAGGTGCGAGTGATTGCGGTGGAACCCTCCCCAGGCCACAAGATTCAAGGACTCAAGAACATGAAAGAGTCCTATAAGCCTGGCATCTTTGATAAAACCATGCCGCATGAAATTGTCGGCATCAAGGATGAAGACGCCTTCAGCACTGTTCGCCAGCTGGCCGCCGAAGAGGGCATCTTTGCAGGTATGAGCAGTGGTGCGGCCATGCATGCTGCCATGGAGCGGGCCAAGGAAATCAATGAGGGCTGTGTGGTGGTCATCCTCCCTGATGGGGGCGAGCGATATTTGAGTACCCCGCTCTTTAAAAAGCAGGATCAGGCCGAGGAGAGTACCTCCCAGCTCAAACTCTTCAACACCATGACCCGCAAGAAAGAGGTCTTCCGCCCGATCAATGAAAAACGGGTGACGCTCTATGCCTGCGGACCAACAGCCGCCGAATCTCCCAACCTGGCCCACTGCCGCCGCTTTCTGGTGGCGGACCTGATCAACCGCTACCTGGGACACCTGGGCTACCCGGTTGAGCTCTACATGAACTTCACCGACCTGGATGACAACACCATTCAGGGCTCCATCGAGGCGGGTGAAGAGCTGGCTGCCTTTACCGGCAAGTTTATCGGCCAGTTCAAGGATGCCATCGATACCCTCCAGGTGCAAAAGGCTGTCGGCTATCCGCTGGCCTCCGAGCATGTGGGCGATATGATCGAGATCGTCCACGACCTGATCCACAAAGGCTACGCCTACGAAAAACTGGGCTCCATCTACTTTGACATCTCCAAGTTCAAGAAGTACGGCCGCCTCTCGGGCATTGATCTGAGCAAGATTAAAATCGGCCAGACTGTGGATCTGGACAACTACGAAAAGGACAACCCCCGCGACTTTACCCTGCTCAAGCGATCCACCCTGGCAGAGCTGAAAAAGGGACTCTTTTTTGAGACCGACTGGGGCAACATCCGCCCGGGCTGGCATATCGAATGCTCGGCCATGTCCACCAAGTATCTGGGCGAGACCATTGATATTCATACCGCCAGCCAGGATCTGCTCTTTCCCCACCACGAGAACGAGATCGCCATTGCCGAGGCCCTCACCGGCAAAACGCTGGCCAACTACTGGCTCCACTCGGGTCAGCTTTTACGCGATGGCCGGAAGATGTCCGGTGATGCCGACAATATCGTGACCCTGCAGGAGGTGCTGGACAAGGGGTACACCGGGCGCGAAGTCCGCTTCATGCTCATGGGGGTCCACTACCGCAAACCTCTGATGTTCTCCTTTAAACGGCTGGAGGCAGCCCGTACCGCGCTCAAACGCATCGATGAGTTCATCCGCAAGCTGCTCTGCCTGCCCGTTGGCCTGCCCCATCCTGAGGTGGCCACCTATGTCTCGGAGCTGGAAAACCGGTTCACCGAGGCCATGAACGATGACCTGAACATCTCCGGTGCCATTGGCGCCCTGTTCAACTTCATCAAGAAAACCAACCCGGTGGTCCAGGAGCGACAACTTGATCGGGATCAGAAAAATGACGTGCTTGAAGTCCTGGGGATGGTCAACACGGTGCTGGGCGTGCTGCGCCTTGAGTACTGCCCGCTGACACCTGAGATCGATCGTCTGATTCGCCAACGCGAACGCGCCCGCCAGGTCAAAGACTGGACAGCAGCCGACTCGGTGCGTGAGGAACTGCTCCGCCACGGACTTTCCATCCATGACACCGCAGCTGGCCCGGTCTGGGAAAGAATTAACGAACAGGAAGGAGATACAGGGCTCTAA
- a CDS encoding DUF3631 domain-containing protein, with amino-acid sequence MRAYVDRIAEALGGKQKPGGGWTCHCPAHDDTNPSLSVDLGDNGKVVVKCWAGCSQEEVISALQIRGLWPEHEPDGTCPKHANGKAGKERGSQGKQEPTNAAALAARRLAAAQLADPRHPYLDRKGLDGFGLRQEGNLLLAPMCNEAGEVCSLQTISPEGRKLFLKGSTVSGLFYIFGEINEPEAIICLTEGWGTAAAINAATGYPVAVAFSASNLVQVAGIISKQHPGGKIIVCADDDRKEGKTSNPGIEAATTAAESVGGLLAIPDMGKKADFWDLWHEDGPSAVQCALENAKPVSSQQKATEGEPGEDDPEAMVRYLASLSAIEYEQKRKAVAEALGVRASALDKAVKEAGKGKEENDLPFDEPEPWPDPVEPGELLSDIASAIQRFIVCSDEVAQAVALWAAMTWFIDVVQVAPLAVITAPEKRCGKSQLLFLLGRLSARALTASSISPAALYRAIDAWKPTLLIDEADAFMKDNEELRGIINSGHTRESAYVIRTVGDNFTPAKFNTWGAKALAGIGHVADTIMDRAVVLELRRKLPHEEVDRLRYAEPDLFNNLRSKLARFAEDCSEEVRLARPPLPHCLNDRAQDNWEPLLAIALVAGDQWFEIGTKAAIKLSGNESPTQTIGVELLADIKQVFEAKEVDRISTADLIRALCEDDEKPWLTYNRGKSISPRQMANKLKGYGISSTTLRFRHAGTAKGYERRRFDEAFSRYIPVALGVLSVTA; translated from the coding sequence ATGAGAGCATACGTTGACCGCATTGCTGAGGCCCTGGGTGGCAAACAAAAGCCCGGTGGTGGCTGGACCTGCCATTGCCCGGCCCATGACGACACTAACCCTTCTTTATCGGTTGACCTGGGCGACAACGGCAAGGTGGTGGTGAAATGCTGGGCTGGTTGTTCGCAAGAGGAGGTTATCAGCGCCTTGCAGATCCGTGGGCTCTGGCCTGAGCACGAGCCGGATGGTACCTGCCCGAAGCATGCAAACGGAAAGGCAGGCAAAGAAAGAGGCAGCCAAGGTAAACAGGAACCGACCAACGCGGCAGCTTTGGCCGCGAGAAGGTTGGCAGCGGCTCAACTCGCAGACCCAAGGCACCCCTACCTTGACAGGAAGGGCCTGGATGGTTTCGGGCTCCGCCAGGAGGGTAACCTTTTACTGGCGCCGATGTGTAACGAAGCGGGGGAGGTCTGTTCCCTGCAGACCATCAGCCCTGAGGGTCGCAAACTGTTTTTGAAGGGAAGCACCGTTTCCGGGCTTTTTTACATCTTTGGTGAGATCAACGAACCAGAAGCAATCATCTGCCTGACTGAAGGCTGGGGCACAGCTGCCGCCATCAATGCCGCTACTGGTTATCCGGTGGCGGTGGCCTTTTCAGCCTCGAACCTGGTGCAGGTTGCCGGGATCATCAGCAAGCAGCATCCAGGGGGTAAAATCATTGTCTGCGCCGATGACGACCGCAAAGAAGGAAAAACCAGTAACCCGGGCATCGAGGCCGCCACTACTGCCGCCGAATCGGTCGGTGGTTTACTGGCGATCCCAGATATGGGGAAAAAGGCCGATTTTTGGGACCTGTGGCACGAAGACGGCCCAAGCGCCGTACAATGTGCCCTTGAGAACGCTAAACCGGTCAGCAGCCAGCAGAAGGCCACAGAGGGCGAACCAGGGGAAGACGACCCGGAAGCCATGGTGCGCTATCTGGCGAGCTTGTCTGCCATTGAATACGAGCAGAAACGGAAGGCCGTGGCCGAGGCCCTGGGTGTGCGGGCCTCTGCCCTGGACAAGGCAGTGAAGGAGGCGGGGAAAGGCAAAGAGGAGAACGATTTACCTTTTGATGAGCCGGAGCCGTGGCCGGATCCGGTGGAACCTGGGGAGCTGCTGTCCGATATTGCCAGCGCCATTCAGCGGTTCATTGTCTGCTCGGATGAGGTCGCCCAAGCGGTGGCACTGTGGGCAGCCATGACCTGGTTTATCGATGTGGTGCAGGTCGCTCCCTTGGCAGTCATCACCGCCCCGGAAAAGCGGTGCGGCAAATCGCAGCTGCTCTTTCTTCTGGGGCGGCTGTCGGCCAGGGCATTGACCGCAAGCAGTATTTCACCTGCAGCATTGTACCGGGCAATTGACGCATGGAAGCCAACCTTGCTCATCGACGAGGCCGACGCCTTCATGAAAGACAACGAAGAGCTACGCGGGATCATCAACAGTGGCCACACCAGGGAATCGGCCTATGTTATCCGCACCGTTGGCGACAACTTCACCCCGGCCAAGTTCAACACCTGGGGAGCAAAGGCCCTGGCCGGTATCGGCCATGTTGCCGACACCATCATGGATAGAGCGGTGGTCCTGGAGCTGCGCCGCAAACTGCCTCATGAGGAGGTGGACCGACTCCGTTACGCCGAACCGGACCTGTTCAACAACCTGCGCTCAAAACTGGCCAGGTTTGCCGAGGATTGCAGCGAAGAGGTGCGCTTGGCCAGACCGCCTTTGCCACACTGCCTGAACGACCGGGCACAGGACAACTGGGAACCACTCCTGGCTATTGCCCTGGTCGCCGGGGACCAATGGTTTGAGATCGGCACTAAGGCGGCAATCAAGCTTTCCGGCAACGAAAGCCCAACCCAAACCATCGGGGTGGAGCTGCTGGCAGATATCAAGCAGGTGTTTGAAGCAAAAGAGGTAGACCGGATAAGCACCGCCGACCTGATCAGGGCCCTTTGTGAAGACGACGAAAAGCCCTGGTTGACCTATAACCGAGGAAAATCAATCTCACCCCGCCAGATGGCCAACAAGCTGAAAGGGTACGGCATCAGCAGCACCACGCTCCGCTTTCGCCATGCAGGGACAGCCAAAGGATATGAAAGAAGACGATTCGATGAGGCTTTTTCCAGGTATATACCGGTGGCGCTTGGGGTTCTATCCGTAACAGCGTAA
- a CDS encoding macro domain-containing protein translates to MIRYVKGNLLKSKVEALVNTVNTVGVMGKGIALMFKEAFPDNFIHYERACKEERVQVGNLFIHENVKLFGPKWIVNFPTKKHWRNRAKVEWVTAGLKELRKFILENQVKSIAIPPLGCGNGGLDWQLVRKEIENNLSDISGVEILVFEPTRKYQNVAKKSGVEKLTPARALIAEIIRQYWVLGIECSLLEIQKLAWFLERSVNEFAEDNPLDLRFEANKFGPYANRLNHLLNSLDGSYLHCNKRIADAGPMEVIWFDDKKKDMLHLYLNGGEVKPYIKALKHTLGVIDGFESPLGMELLATVDWLIHKEKCVATIDGIKECLTKWPGGQEAARRKSKLFNDRLINLALSRLASVQNVCQAT, encoded by the coding sequence ATGATACGATATGTCAAAGGTAATTTGCTGAAGTCAAAAGTTGAAGCTTTAGTTAATACCGTAAATACTGTCGGGGTAATGGGGAAGGGTATCGCTTTAATGTTCAAAGAAGCCTTTCCGGATAACTTCATCCATTATGAGAGGGCTTGTAAAGAGGAGAGGGTTCAGGTTGGCAATCTCTTTATCCATGAAAATGTTAAACTGTTTGGGCCTAAGTGGATAGTTAATTTTCCAACAAAAAAACACTGGAGAAATCGAGCTAAAGTTGAATGGGTAACCGCTGGTCTTAAAGAACTCCGTAAATTTATACTCGAAAACCAGGTAAAATCAATAGCGATCCCCCCGCTGGGTTGTGGGAACGGTGGTCTTGATTGGCAGTTAGTAAGAAAAGAGATTGAAAATAATTTGTCTGATATTTCTGGTGTTGAAATATTAGTTTTTGAACCAACACGTAAATATCAGAATGTTGCAAAAAAATCTGGTGTTGAAAAGCTGACACCTGCTCGGGCTCTGATAGCTGAAATTATTCGTCAGTATTGGGTATTGGGTATCGAATGTTCGCTGCTTGAAATCCAAAAACTTGCATGGTTCCTTGAACGAAGTGTTAATGAGTTTGCTGAAGACAATCCTTTGGATTTACGCTTCGAAGCGAATAAGTTTGGTCCTTATGCTAATAGGCTAAATCATTTACTGAATTCGTTGGATGGAAGCTATCTACATTGTAACAAAAGGATTGCTGATGCTGGGCCAATGGAGGTTATCTGGTTTGATGATAAAAAGAAAGATATGCTCCATCTGTATTTAAACGGGGGAGAGGTTAAGCCATATATAAAGGCATTAAAACATACCCTTGGCGTGATTGATGGTTTCGAGTCTCCTTTAGGGATGGAGCTGTTGGCAACTGTTGACTGGTTGATTCATAAAGAAAAATGTGTTGCAACAATCGACGGAATTAAGGAATGCTTAACAAAGTGGCCGGGGGGGCAAGAAGCAGCAAGGCGTAAATCAAAGCTGTTTAATGATCGCCTGATAAACCTAGCTCTTAGTCGATTAGCCAGTGTCCAAAACGTTTGTCAAGCCACCTGA
- a CDS encoding biopolymer transporter ExbD, with amino-acid sequence MENEKSFDYLNVIPLVDVMLVLLTIVLTTSTFIATGGIQVELPKASTEHQASPLHPKSVVIDREERIWLDGTQVSLEELSTNLAVEDRETPVLVRADKAIALQGFVDVFAAIKNLGFSQLSLQTEQTP; translated from the coding sequence ATGGAAAATGAAAAGAGCTTTGATTACCTCAACGTCATCCCCCTGGTTGATGTGATGCTGGTACTCTTGACCATCGTCCTCACCACCTCCACCTTTATTGCAACCGGCGGGATTCAGGTGGAGCTGCCCAAGGCCTCCACCGAACATCAGGCGAGCCCTCTGCACCCCAAATCTGTGGTGATCGATCGCGAAGAGCGCATCTGGCTGGATGGCACTCAGGTAAGCCTTGAGGAGTTATCGACGAATCTTGCGGTTGAAGACCGGGAAACTCCTGTACTGGTTCGGGCGGATAAAGCCATTGCCCTCCAGGGATTTGTTGATGTCTTTGCCGCTATTAAAAACCTCGGGTTTAGCCAGCTCAGCCTCCAGACCGAGCAGACACCATGA